Genomic DNA from uncultured Desulfuromusa sp.:
TTACAAGCGTTCCCGGGTTGTTGTTATCAGGAGCGAGACAGATATCTATGCTCTGAGTCTGGTTTGCACCCATCTTGGTTGCACGGTTAATGTGACGGCGGAAGATATGGTTTGTCCTTGTCACGGCAGCGTCTTTGACCGCGAAGGGAACGTTCTCAAAGGCCCTTCCGACAAGCCTCTGGAACGGCTGGAAGTAGAAGAACGGGGTGAAAAACTGGTGGTGCTGGTATGAAACCAAATGACGATTTCGTCAAGGAATTCATCAAACATCTGTTTCCACGGGTGGTCTTGCGTGGCAATTTACGCCTGACTTACACTTTTTGTCTGGGGGGATTAGCTTTTACCGCTTTTCTGATCTTGATGATTTCCGGTGCGTTGATGCTGTTTTATTATCAGCCGGCGACCCACGGGGCCTTTCAATCAATCCTCTATGTTGAAAACTCCGTACCCGGGGGATGGTATATTCGCAATCTTCATCGGTTGGCATCAAATGTTTTCCTTGTTCTCCTCTTTCTGCATACTTTACGTGTTCTGCTGACTGGAGCGTATCGAAAACCTCGAGAGTTGAATTGGTTGATCGGTTTTGGACTCTTATGTCTGGCTTTGTTTGAAGCCTATACCGGTTATTTGTTGCCGATGGATCAATTGGCCTTGTGGGCGACTCAAACGGGAATGAACCTTCTCGGGACCCTCCCTTTTGGTGACCTGTTCCGCAGCTTTCTTGTTCCTGACGATGTTGGTCAACCCATGTCGTTAATTCGTTTTTATGTGTTGCATATCGCTCTCATCCCTTTAAGTATGTTGGTCTTATCCATGCTGCATTTTTATCAGATTCGTAAACAAAAGGGGGTCTTGCCCTATTTATGAGTGACTATATAAAGTCTTCACCCTATTTTTTTCGCATTATCAAGATTTCCTTTGCAGCGTTAACTATTGCCCTTCTGCTTCTGGCTTTGTTTATTCCTGCGCCGCTGCAAGGGCCGGCTGATATCAGTCATGTTCCCAATCCGTCAAAATCCGCCTGGTTTTTGATGTGGACCCAGGAACTGGTCAGCTACTCCAGTTTGATGGTTTATCTGATCCTTGCCCTGGGGCTTGTGTTTATTCTGTTGCCATGGCTTCCCGTCAGTCCGCGAGCAGAGGAGGCCCGCTGGTTTGGTAAGGATCAAAAAGTAGTCAATATTATTACACTGTTAAGTTTTTTCGGAATTGTTGCTCTGACAGTGATTGCGATGTATTTCCGGGGTGAAAATTGGTCCTTCGTATTTGGATTTTAATTCTGCTGCTCAGTGTGGATCTCTGTGCTGCAGAGCCTCCGACAGCTAAAAATTATTGCCTGGAGTGCCATCCCGTTCACTATGCTGAGAGTGGCTCTTGCGTCAGTTGTCATCGCGGGTTTTCCGGCACCGCCCGCCTTAATATCGCCCATGAGGGTCTTATTCCTGCGCGCTTCTCCGTATTTACCATCGCAGCTGACCCGACAACGGCATCAGGCAAGCGGCGTTTGCAAGATTATGCCTGTCGCAGATGCCATGTCAGCGAAGAAAAAGGCAACAAACTCTCGGCCAATCTTGACTATTCTCAGTTGGAGAAGTCCCCTGATGAGTTAGAGACCGCAATTCAAACACCGGCTCTATTCATGCCCGAATTCCATTTCAATGAGCTACAAAGAGTTGGACTTATTAATGCCATTCTCTTTGGTGGAAGGCAGGTTGAAATTCCTGAGCAGGAATTCCCGCAAGTGGTTCACTTTGAGGGTGAAGAGGTTACCCGGGAGTTTCAATTTGAGAAACATTGTGGTAGCTGCCATCGTGCTTTAACGGCAAGCTTCGGGGGGTTGGGAGAGGGCCTTATCGGCCCCAACTTGTCGGGAATATTTTCTGAGTTTTATTTATTGAATTTCGGCGACGATAAACAACGCTGGTCAGTTGAGAATCTTGAGAAATGGTTGAAGAATCCACGTAAAATTCGCCCCTTTACACAGATGCCTCCGGTCGAAATAAAAAAAGAAGAGTTTGACGCTATCTGTGTGGAGTTACAACATCAGGACGATGTCAAACCTTCCTTTTAATATCACTTGATATCGGTCTAACGCTTCAGATCAATAGTCATCCATTGAATCTTCACCCCAATTCTCAAACCCCCACGATTGAAATTTGGGGATCCATGGTGACCGGGTTTTCTGAACAGCTTGTTGCATTTTTTCGCTGCTTTTGTCGAGTACAGGAGTGATCTTTTCCTGATGAGATATTTCTGCCTCAGCAGAGGTTGGTGCGGGGGTGTGACTCGTGATTGTTTCTACTGCACTTGTCTCAGTTGAATTCTCAGGAGTTGACTGTTTTTTTATTGCGACTTTGGGTTGCGAAGAGTTGGTGGTAGCAGTTGTCGGTACTTGTGTCTGATGTTCCACCACTTTGGCTGGTGTTGCAGACTTATTAACCCTGGATGGGTTGGCTGTCTGTTCCCGAATCCCTGCAAATAACTCTTTGACACCCAGCGCAAATTCTGATGGATGAGTGTTGTCTGGATAGAAATAATCTGCTGCGGCAACCAGGGTCTTTGTTTTCGGATCAGTAAACTGAATATGGAGGCTTCTCAGTCGCATCACCTTTTCGCTCTCGACTGTTAAATCTATACTGCTTTGAGTAAAGTAGCTAAATAACAGGTCCGGGGTGTGCAGGCATATCCTCAACCTGAAAACCCATGCCTTGCAGTTCTGATCTAATGGGTTGAGTTAACTTCCAGTGGTCCTGAAGGGGACTTTGAAACTCTACCACCTTGACATGAGTCCAATCGACCGTTGGCAAAATATCTACGTGAAGGCTTGAGCAGCCGGACAAAATCAACAATATTAAAAAACAAGAGGCGTTGAAGAGCTTGAAATATTTTTTCAATCATTTTTAATAGATCTCCTGTAAGCTGCAATCCGGCGAATAAATCCCTAAGGAGTTTATTTCACAATTTTTATCATAACAAAAGCACAATAAAAACACCTGAAAAGAATAGCTGTCTCTGTAAAAATAGGGATGATTGGAAGTCAGATGGACTGGCTTAACGTCATGGTTAATTTTTTGCGTATGAAGAAGAGACAGACTGCTCTTATCAAGATTTAAATGGAATTATCTATAGAACAATTATTGTTGGATATTAAGTGTCTAAATATTGACACATTATAGAAAATATATTATTGTTGACCAATATTTTTCAGGTGAGTGTCAAAAAAATCACT
This window encodes:
- a CDS encoding ubiquinol-cytochrome c reductase iron-sulfur subunit yields the protein MEKTAWPRRKVLKGIALIGVFGGLAWRFLVPSKKAPKKALFEIDKKDIPLRGALVYKRSRVVVIRSETDIYALSLVCTHLGCTVNVTAEDMVCPCHGSVFDREGNVLKGPSDKPLERLEVEERGEKLVVLV
- a CDS encoding cytochrome b N-terminal domain-containing protein, whose protein sequence is MKPNDDFVKEFIKHLFPRVVLRGNLRLTYTFCLGGLAFTAFLILMISGALMLFYYQPATHGAFQSILYVENSVPGGWYIRNLHRLASNVFLVLLFLHTLRVLLTGAYRKPRELNWLIGFGLLCLALFEAYTGYLLPMDQLALWATQTGMNLLGTLPFGDLFRSFLVPDDVGQPMSLIRFYVLHIALIPLSMLVLSMLHFYQIRKQKGVLPYL
- the extQ gene encoding selenite/tellurite reduction operon b-type cytochrome membrane protein ExtQ, with product MSDYIKSSPYFFRIIKISFAALTIALLLLALFIPAPLQGPADISHVPNPSKSAWFLMWTQELVSYSSLMVYLILALGLVFILLPWLPVSPRAEEARWFGKDQKVVNIITLLSFFGIVALTVIAMYFRGENWSFVFGF
- the extS gene encoding selenite/tellurite reduction operon c-type cytochrome lipoprotein ExtS: MVLRIWILILLLSVDLCAAEPPTAKNYCLECHPVHYAESGSCVSCHRGFSGTARLNIAHEGLIPARFSVFTIAADPTTASGKRRLQDYACRRCHVSEEKGNKLSANLDYSQLEKSPDELETAIQTPALFMPEFHFNELQRVGLINAILFGGRQVEIPEQEFPQVVHFEGEEVTREFQFEKHCGSCHRALTASFGGLGEGLIGPNLSGIFSEFYLLNFGDDKQRWSVENLEKWLKNPRKIRPFTQMPPVEIKKEEFDAICVELQHQDDVKPSF